In Desulfomicrobium macestii, the DNA window GCCCGGCCAGGCTGATCATTTGGGCACCCCCGGAAGATGATCCACAATCTTGATGCCGCTTCTGGCCGTCAGCGTGGACGCGCTGTGCGAGACGACGGTCTGCCCCGCACGCAGCCCCTTGCGGACCTGAACCAGCCCGTCAAGGTCTCCCTGTCCGAGTTCAACGGGAACGAATTCGATGTTCCCGCCTTCGACCACCCAGACTCCAAGCGTGTTTTTGTCGCGCAGCACGCTGCTGCCTGGAATGGTCGGAGCAGGCGGCAAGGCAGGCAGATCCACGGTCACCTCGGCCAGTTCGCCGATGGCAGGCAGGGGGTCGGGCAGGGACTCGAAGGTCACTTTCGCCAGCAGCTCTTCGGTCACGGCGTCCGCAACTGGCTCGACACGAAGCACATGTGCAGATAGCGATTCCGATGAACGGGAACGCAGCACGACACGCGCCGGCAACCCGGTCGCAAGGCCGGAAGCCCGAAGCTGGTCGAAGCGGGCATTCACCCAGATGTGGTCCGGATCGATGATCTCCACCACGGTCTGTCCGGCCACGGCAGTCGTGCCGGGCTCGATCAGCCGTCTGGTAACCAGTCCGGCAACAGGCGAAACCAGTCTGACGGTTTCACGCTGACGGGATATGCCAGCCCCTTCGGACGTGAGACGGTCGTATTCGTGTTTGGCCGAAGCCACGGTCGCAATGGCGGCCTTGAGTCCGCTCTGCGCGACGTGCAGCTCCTGCTGGCGGGCCTCAAAGGCCTCCCTGCTCACCGCTCCGCTCTGCACCAGGGTTTCAAAGCGGCGGGCCTGGGATTCGGCGTAGGTTGTTTTCGCCCGCAGTTCCGAAACCTGGGCTTCGGCAGCCCGCACGGTCGCAGCGGCACGCAGCAGGGCGGCATCCTGGGCGTCGAGCCTGTCATCGAGATCCACGGGATCCATTTCACCAATGACCTGCCCCGGCTCGACCCGGTCCCCGACATCCACCAAAATCGTGAGAACCCGGCCGGAGCCTGTCGGTCCGATGTTCTGCGTGTACCGCGCCTCCAACGTGCCGATGCCGAAAAGCGACGGCTCAACAGCCATTTCCTTGACCTCGAACACCGTGACCGAAACGGAAGCCAGCGGGCCGGAACGCAGCACTACATAAATGAAGGCCCCTGCCAAGAGGCCTAACACCACCAGTAGCAGAAATTTATTGCGGGACATGAGACTCATCATATGGATTTCCTTATGGCGCGACGAAACAAAGCGAACGTCTCTGGAGCCCCCTGACGCAAATACCCAACATCACCAAACAGTACCGCCTTGATGATGAGCCCTTGAACAGCCCCGACAAA includes these proteins:
- a CDS encoding efflux RND transporter periplasmic adaptor subunit, with product MMSLMSRNKFLLLVVLGLLAGAFIYVVLRSGPLASVSVTVFEVKEMAVEPSLFGIGTLEARYTQNIGPTGSGRVLTILVDVGDRVEPGQVIGEMDPVDLDDRLDAQDAALLRAAATVRAAEAQVSELRAKTTYAESQARRFETLVQSGAVSREAFEARQQELHVAQSGLKAAIATVASAKHEYDRLTSEGAGISRQRETVRLVSPVAGLVTRRLIEPGTTAVAGQTVVEIIDPDHIWVNARFDQLRASGLATGLPARVVLRSRSSESLSAHVLRVEPVADAVTEELLAKVTFESLPDPLPAIGELAEVTVDLPALPPAPTIPGSSVLRDKNTLGVWVVEGGNIEFVPVELGQGDLDGLVQVRKGLRAGQTVVSHSASTLTARSGIKIVDHLPGVPK